The Polaromonas sp. SP1 DNA window GGCCAGGCCGGGCACGGCCTGGGCCTGCCCTGTTTGCACCATGCGCGAGAACCTGTCGTCATGCGCAAGCTCCCATCGCACGGCGACGGGGCCTTGCTGCAGGCGCAGGGCATCGCCGTTTGGCAGGGCCAGTCGCGTCCAGAGCACGACCGAGTCATGCGTGGGCGAACCGCTGGCCACACCGAGTGTGAAAGGGTTGCCGCCGATGCGCGCCTGGGACCATGCGCTGCGCGGCAAATACAGGCCTGCCCCCGCCGCCGCCAGTGATTGCAGCAGCCGGCGTCGCTGAATCAAGGCGGGCGTGCTCATGGCAAGGCCTTCTAGCGCCGCGCAGGCAGGCGCACCGTAAAGCAGGTGCCGGCGCCGGCGCCACTTTGGACGGCGATGGTGCCGCCGTGGATGTCCACCGCATTGCGCACAATCGCCAGACCGAGCCCGGTGCCCTGGATGGTGCCGACATTGCTGGCGCGGTGGAAGGACTCGAACAGGTGCGGCAATTCTTCTTCGGGGATGCCGATGCCCTCATCGGCGACTTCCATGACTGTCATGCCTTCGTCCTCGCGCACCTTGAAGAGCACCAGGCCGCCCAGCGGCGAATACTTGACGGCGTTGGACAGCAGGTTGCCGAAGATGTGCCGCAGGAGCTTTTCGTCGTACAGGCCCAGGCCGGGCGCGGCGGAGTACTCCAGGCGCAGCTCGCACAGGCTGTCGGGCTGCTGCATGCGCGCTTCTTCGAGCAACTGCTCGCACAGCTTTTGCAGGTCCAGCAGATGCGGCTCGAACTCCAGCATCTGCGCATCGGCCTTGCCCAGCAGCAGCACGCGGTCCAGCATGCCGGTCATGCGTTTGACGCCGGCGGCAATGCTGTCGAGGATCTCCAGCTTTTCTTGCTCGGGCAGCCGGCTGCCATAGTGCCTGAGCAGCTCTTCGGCCGACAAAATGCCCGACAGCGGCGTGCGGAACTCGTGGCTGGTCATGGCCACAAAGCGGGTGCGCAGCTCGTTGAGCGCTTTTTGCTGCTCCAGCGCCTCCTGCGTGTCTGCTTCGGATTTTTTGCGCTCGGTGATGTCGAGGAAGGCCCAGATCACGCCGGAGTCGGGGTCTTTGGGCTGGATGCAGCTTCCGGCCATTTCGGCCCAGAACAGTGTTCCGTCGCGGCGCCGGAGCTGGCGTTCGGCGATGTAGCTGCCGGTGTCGATCAGCGTCTGGCGTGCTTCCCTGCCGAATTGCTCCCAGGTGGCGAGGTCAGGATGGATATAACTGGAGGGCTGGCCGATCAGTTGCTCGCGCGGGCAGCCCATCATCTGGGCGAACTTCTCGTTCACCCATTCGTGGCGCCGGTTGACCGACAGCACGATGCCCACCAGCGCACTGTTCAGGATGGCTTCTCGCTCGGACGACGTACGCACCAGTTGCGCCTCCAGCTCCTTGCGCCGGGTGATGTTGATGATCACCCAGACCGTGCCCTGGCTGAGGTCGCGCTCGCTGACGGACTTGCCCGACAGCGACACCCAGATCCGCGTGCCGTCGAACTGCTGCACCTGGATTTCGGCTTCATAGTTTTCGCCCCGGGCCACACAGGCGGCCACCTCGCCGCCGACGCGGATGTATTCCTCGCGCGAGAGGTAAAACGGCTCCATCGAGGTGAGCTCGTTGCTGCCGGCGCCGAAGACTTTGAGCATGGCCTGGTTGGCCCAGCGAAAGCGCCCGTCAGGCGTGAGGAAGGCGATGCCCACGATGGAGTTCTCGAGGATCATCTCGCGCTCTTTGAGCTGTGTGCGGAAGTTTTCCTGCGAGACGCTGAGGGCCTCCACCATGGCGTGCTCGGCCAGGGTGCGCGCCTGGGCCTGCTCCTTTTCACGCCGGGTGACGTTGATGCGGTCGGCCAGCGCAAACGACAGCACCACCATTTCGAGCGCGGAGCCGATCAGCAACGAATTGGCCGTCAGCGAGTTGGACGGCAGCAGGCCGGTGTTGTGCAGGGCCAGCGTGACCACCCCCACCAGCAGCAAGGCCCAGGCGGCCAAAAAATATTTCGCGCCCGGATGGCCCGAGCGCAGGCTCAGCACACCCACAACCACCAGCGTGATCACACTGAAGACGGCCAGCACCGTCACCATCAGGGACGACACCACATAAGGCATGGTGAGCGCCGCCAGCAGCGTCAGCAGCCAGCCGGCCACCAGCACTTGGATGAGGCGGTCGAGGCGCGGCATTTTGAGCGCGCTGGACAAAAAGCTGCGTGCAAACAGCAGGCCGAACACCGCCGTGGCGGCCATGCCCGTGGGCGGCGAGACGCTGTTCCACCAGAGCTGCCCCGGCCAGAGGAATTGCGCGCCGAAACCCGTCAGGGCCGCTTGCGCCATCGCCATGCAGGCGACGAAGGCGACATAAATCAGGTAGGCCCGGTCGCGCACCGAGAAAAACAGCAGCAGGTTGTACAGCAGCAGGCCTATCAGCAGGCCGAAGTAGAGGCTGATCGTGGCGTACTCGGCCTGGTCGTGCCGCCACAAGGCCGCAGGCTGCCACAGCTTCACCGGCGCCGACACCGTGCCGCCCGACGTCACCCGCAGGTAGAGCGTGCTGGCGGCGCCGGGCTTGAGGCGCACCGGCATGACGTGGTTGCGGTGCACCACGGCCCGGTCGGCAAAAGGCGACAGGTCACCGCCCACCTGGCGGCTGAAGCCGCCCTTGCCGTCGGGTGTGTAGAGCTCCAGCCGGTCCAGTGGCGGGTAGGCCAGCTCCAGCATCCAGTCGGCGGGGGCGCCCGGCGCGGTGCGCAGCGTCACACGCAGCCAGATGGCCGCGCTGGTCAGGCCGAAGTTGGTGGCCGAGCCGCTTTGCGCCACCGGCTGGAAGCGCGCCTGGGCATCGGGCTTCAACAGGTCGGCCAGTGCCAGCTCGCCACCGGGGTCTTCAAGGTAAGTGAAAGCGCGCGACAGGGCGTAGCTGCCTTCGTTGCCGATGGCGGTCTCGCTGCCGGTGTTGGCGCCTGGCGTGGGAGCTGCTGCTTGCGCCCTGGCTGGCGGCGGCTTTTGTGCGGCGGCCGGCAAAGCCAGGCAAGCCAGGCTTGCCAGCAATACCGCCGTCCACGCGCCATACCACCGGCCCATCTTCATGCGGCGGCGCCGGAGTTGGCCGCCGCACGCCGCTGCACCCGCCCGGGTGCGGCGGCCGATGCCGGCACCGTGCCGGCGGCATGCCGCTGGCCGTTGCAGACTTCGTGGCTGATGGCAAGGTTTTCCGCGTGGCTGTTGCCGCCTTCGCTCAGGGGCCGGATGTGCTCCAGCGTGGCGGCCTCCTGCGTGACGTGCTCACCGCAAACCCAGCACGGCACCACCCCATGGAGCTGCCGCGCCACGGTTTTGTAGATCTTGTCCCGGGTATGCCCCAGCCGGCTCACGAATCGGCCGCTTCCTACTCGAGCCTGGCCGGCCGCGTATCCGCAGGCTGAATGAAGGAGTCTTCCCATTGCACGGCAAAACGGTCGCTGTTGTCGCTGCCGCGCAGGCCACTGCCGCCGTCGGACGTAAAGCCGATGTCGCGCGTGGCGGCGGCCTGGGCAGCCTCCTGCTGGGTTTCCTTGTTGAGCTCCTTGAGCGCGGCGTCCTTGGCGGCCTTGACGCGCTGCTTGGTAAAGGATTCCAGGTCGGCGTGAAAACTGCTGTCGCCGCCGCGCGTTTCTTCGGCTTCCTGCGCGAGTTCTTCAGGGATCTCACCCAGAAACGCGGCGCGCATGGCGCTGGCCGTGGGCGGGCGGCTGGCCTTGACCGTGGTGTAGGCAATGCCGCAGTCGGACAGCAGGGTTTCCTTGAGCTGGCGGCTGGCCCGGCTGACGTCACGCTTGCCGCGCAGATCGACGCAGCCCACGACCTTGCCGTCCAGGGTGCAGATGGTGAAGGTGGTGTAGACGCCGTTGAGCAGCTCAAGCAGGCGTGCGTTCTTCTCCTTGTTCTTTTCCTTGTCTTTGTCCTTTTCGACCGGGATCGTGAAGCGAAGCACCGGCAGCTTCACCATCACCGCGTGGTCGTGAAAGGTGTTGCGCAGCCATTTCCAGACCTCATGCTCGTCGTTGGTCACCATGCCGCGCACGGCCAGCGGCCATTTATGGGGGATGCGCAGCTTTTCGCTGTCTTTTTGGCGCAACCAGCGGGCGTACAGCAAGACTCCGCCTATGGCGCCCACGGCAATGCCCAGCAATGCCATCAGCCATGAAATCAGGTTCAAGATAGGGTTCTCCTCAGTTTTGGGGGCCGCGGCGCCACAAGCGGTGCAGTGGGGCCATCCCCGCTGAACCCAGTGAGTCACAGAACGCCAGCCGTGTCAATCTGGCGGCTCGAGGCCCAAGCCCTTATTAAAACAGGTTTTTTCCGGTTGCTTGCCGGTTTACAAGCCAAATCAGCCCCCAGCCCATACTGCACATGCACAAGCAGCTATGTTTTTTATAGCACGCCGGTTCCCCGGCTTGCATCCGGTCAACCCCCTTTGCCAGCCGGCGCCTGAATCGCTATGCTGGATTTTTTGCAGGAGCCGCCATGGAACGCAAGACCGCCCAGGACTTTGACCAGGAACTGCTGATTCTGTTTGATGCCTATGTGCACGGCACCCTGGACCGGCGCGGGTTCCTGGAGCGCGCCCAGAAGTTTGCGACCGCCGGCATGACCGCCACGGCATTGCTGGCCGCCCTGAGCCCCAACTTTGCGCTGGGGCAGCAAATCGCCAAAGACGACAAACGGCTCAAAACCGAAATGGTGAGCTACCCCTCGTCCGCCGGCACCGGCACGGTCAAGGGTTACCTGGCCAAACCCGCTAACGCCAGCGGCAAGCTGCCCGGCGTGCTGGTGATCCATGAAAACCGGGGCCTGAACCCCCATATAGAAGACATCACCCGCCGCCTGGCGCTGGAGAACTTTGTGGCTTTCGCCCCGGACGCCCTCACCCCGCTGGGCGGCTACCCGGGCGACGAGGACAAGGCCCGCGAGCTTTTTGCCAAACTGGACCAGCGAAAGTGCGTGGAAGATTTTGTGGCCGCCACGACTTACCTCAAGGGCCGGGACGACTGCACCGGCAAGCTGGGCGTGGTCGGCTTTTGCTACGGCGGCGGCATGGCGCACATCCTCACCACGCGCCTGCCCGAGCTCAACGCCGCCGTGCCCTTTTACGGCAACCAGCCCGCGCCCGAAGACGCCGCCAGGGTCAAAACCCCGCTGCTGATCCATTTTGCGGCGGTGGACGAACGCATCAACGCCGCCTGGCCGGCGTATGAGGCCGCCCTGAAAGCCGCCGGGGCCAGCTACACCGCCTACCAGTACCCCGGCACGCAGCACGGCTTCAACAACGACACCACCCCGCGTTATGACGCCACGGCCGCCAAATTGGCCTGGGAGCGGACGCTGGCGTTTTTCAACCGGCAGCTCAGGACCGGCTGATCCCGGTGCCCCGCCGGGCCCCTTTTATCCGCCCGTCCCGCCCTCTTGGCGAAAACCCTGCCCGGAACCCTCCGGGCACGGCTTTTGCAGGCGTTACCATTGACGACTTGCGCTTTATCGGCCCCTTGTGTAAGCGGGCCGACCAGCACCTTTATCTTTCCTTCTGGACATCACCATGAACCTCCTTCACAAAATCGCCGCCACCGCCGGCCTGCTCACGCTTGCCTTCGGTACCGTCCATGCCCAAAACAAGGAGCTGGTCGTCGGCTCCAGCGCGACCTACCGCCCGTTTGCCTACGAAAGCCCGACCAAGGAAATCGTCGGCTACGACGTCGACATGATCAAGGCCATCGCCCAGAAGGCCGGCCTGCAGATCAAGATCGTCAACACCCCCTGGACCGGCATCTTCGCGGCGCTCAACAACGGCGACGTGGACCTGGTTATCTCGGGCGTCACCATCAACGACAAGCGCAAGCAGTCCTACGACTTCACCACCCCTTACTTTGAAGCGCGCCAGCTGATCGCCGTGCACAGCAACAGCACCGCCAAGGGCCTGAAAGACCTGGCCGGCAAAAAAATCGGCGTGGTCACCGGCAGCACCGGCGACGACATGGCCTCGCGCGAATTCGGCAAGACCAACCCCGACATCCGCCGCTTTGAAAGCACCCCCGTGGTGATCTCCGAGCTGGCCAACAACGGCCTGGACGCCGCCATCGGCGACAACGGCGTGATCGCCTTCCGCACGCAGGAGCACAAGCAGCTCAAGACCGTGAGCGACGCCAGCTTTCCCAAGGAATACTTCGGCATCGTCGTGAAGCAGGGCAACAAGGACCTGCTGGCCAAGCTCAATGCCGGCCTGGCCGCCGTGAAGGCCGACGGCAGCTACGCCACCATCTACAAGAAGTGGTTCCAGGCCGACGCCCCTGCGTTGCCCGCGCAATAAGCGCTTAAGACTTCTTCGTCATGGAGCAAGTTCTCTGGTTCGGCTGGTTCCGGGCCGACATCATTGCAGAGTACGGCGTGCTGTTCTGGCGCGGCCTGCAGATGACCATCATGGTGACGCTGATCTGCATCGCGCAGGGCACGTTGCTGGGCCTGGCCATCGGCATGGCGCGCGTGGCGGAATCGCGCCACTCGCCCGCACGCGAAATCTGCAAATACGCCCTGCGCTGGCCGTCCACCGTGTACGTCAGCTTTTTCCGCGGCACGCCGCTGTTCGTGCAGATCCTGCTGATCCACTTCGCCGTGCTGCCGCTGTTCATCAACCCGACCGACGGGCTGATCATCTCGGGTGAAACGGCGCGCAACATCAAGCAAAACTACGGCGCCTTCCTCTCCGGCATCGTGGCGCTGACGCTGAACGCCGGCGCCTACATCTCCGAGATCTTCCGCGCCGGCATCCAGTCCATCGACAAGGGCCAGGTGGAAGCCTCGCGCTCCCTGGGCATGTCGTTTCCGCGCACCATGTACCACGTCGTGCTGCCGCAGGCGTTTCGCCGCATGCTGCCGCCGCTGGGAAACAACGCGATTTCGCTGCTGAAAGACTCGTCGCTGATCTCGGCGATCGGCCTGGCCGAACTGGCCTACGCCGCGCGCACCGTGGCCGGCGCCTATTCGCGCTACTGGGAGCCCTACCTCACCATCTCCGTCATGTACTGGGTGCTGACGCTGGGACTGGCTTACCTTGTCAAGAAACTGGAGGCTCGTTATGGACGAGGTGATTCGCGTTAACCGGCTGACCAAGCAGTTTGGTCAAACCCCGGTGTTGCGCGGCATCGACTGCGCCATCAAGGCCACCGAAGTGGTGTGCGTCATCGGCCCGTCGGGCTCGGGCAAAAGTACGTTCCTGCGCTGCCTGAACGGCCTGGAAGACGCCACCGGCGGCGAAGTGCTGGTGCACGGCGTGTCGGTGCATGAGCCCAAGACCGATGTCGACGCCCTGCGCTCGGAAATCGGCATGGTGTTCCAGCGCTTCAATTTGTTCCCGCACAAGACCGTGCTGGAAAACATCACGCTGGCGCCGACCAAGGTGCGCAAGCTGACGGCCCTTGAAGCGCGCAACCGCGCCAGCGAGCTGCTGGTCAAGGTCGGCCTGCTCGAGAAGATCGACGCCTACCCCAACCAGCTTTCGGGCGGGCAGCAGCAGCGCGTGGCAATTGCCCGGGCGCTGGCCATGCAGCCGCGCATCATGCTGTTTGACGAACCCACTTCCGCGCTGGACCCCGAAATGGTCGGCGAGGTGCTGGCCGTCATGCAGGCGCTGGCCGAAGAAGGCATGACCATGGTCGTCGTGACCCACGAAATGGGTTTTGCGCGCCAGGTGGCCGACCGGGTGATGTTCATCGACGAAGGCCTGGTGATCGAAGAAGGATCGCCGGCGGAGATCTTTGACAACCCCAGGGAAGAGCGCACCAGGCGCTTTTTGAGCAAGGTGCTGTGAGCCAGGGGCCCGCATGACCTGCGGGCCTTTTTCTTTGGCTTGCCCGCAGGAATGACCTATGCCGCAACTGCCCGGCCTTGTCCCTTCGGTGTTCACGATCGTTGCCTATGTCGTCTGCATCAAGCTGGCGGCAAGGCTCTTTCGCCAGACGCCGCTGAGCTGGAAGCACGCTGCTGTTTTTGGTGCCACGCTGTTCCTGGTGCTGCTGGCCGTCGGCACCTGTGTGAGGGCGCTGAACCTTGCCTCAGGCCCCGTGTCCGCCTCACTGCTGGATATCGCCACAGGCTTGCTGGCGCAGCCGGCTGTGGGCGCCTGGATCCTGGGGCGGTGCACCAGGACACCCGCCGGCGCGCCTATCGGATTTAAAGGGGGCGCTTTGCTGGCCCTCGTCGCCTATGCGCTGGTTTTTTTGCTCAGCATTGCAGCGACCTTCCTTCTGCCCCTGTTGGCACGCATGGCCGGCATCCCCGCGTAACCCCGTAATCTAATACCCCGGCACCTTCAGCAGCCGCGCCAGGTAGTCAAAAAACACGCAGTACAGCGCGATCGGCAGCGGCAGTCCCAGCAGCGTGCCCGCCAGGTAGTCGCGAAACTTCACGCCCGACATCGCCAGCGCATAGTTCAGCACCGGCACGGTCTGCAGCAGCAGGCGCAACACCACAACGCTGGCCACCGGCCGGGCATCGAGTTGCGCGAAGGCGCGCTGCGCCCAGCCGCCTTTGACCTGCCGCAGGGCGTCGCCGCCCAGCAGGCGTATCAGCCAGAAGGTAAAGACGCATGAGACCACCGCCGCGAGGTAGGTCGCCACGCCGCCCCACACCTCGCCCAGCGCCAGCACCGCGGCCGCCAGGAATACCCAGCCCGGGATGTGTATCAGGTTGCCCAGTGCAAACAGCGCGATAAAGATCAGCAGCCCTGTGGCCTCGTTGTCCAGGAACTTCTGGTGCAAAAAAGCCAGGCTGAAGTTGTCCCGCAAGCCGGAGAGCTGAAACACCGCCAGCAACAAACCCAGAAAGGCCAGGACGGCGAACAGTCGTTTAAAGCGGTGCATCGGGTGGTGTTGCGCAGGGGGTGGCGGGAAGCCTTTGCGATTTTGCCTGCAAATAAACAGGGCCGGCCTGTAAGAAAGGCGCACCTCGCCCGACCAAATCCCAACACGCAGCACAACTGCGGCGGAAATTCCGGCGAAAGCGCCGGGCATCGCGGGCAACCCTGAGGAGCGTTTGATGATTACAGGCAAAGAGACCGTACATCCCGGCTGGCTGCGCGCCATGCATTGGCTCAATGCGCTCGCCGTGGTGGTGCTGATGATGAGCGGATGGCGCATCTACAACGCCACCGCCTTCCTCGGCTTTGCCATTCCCAAAGAACTCACACTGGGCGGCTGGCTGGGCGGCGCGCTGCAATGGCACTTCGCGGCCATGTGGCTGCTGTTCTTCAACGGCCTGCTCTACCTGGCCTTCAACCTCTTTACGCGGCGGCTGTTTCACAAGTTCTTTCCATTGTCGGTCAAGGGTGTTTTTGCAGACCTGCTGGCCGCGCTGAAGGGCAAGCTGGCCCATGCCGACCCGCGCCACTACAACATGGTGCAGCGCCTGGCCTACCTTTTTGTCATGGCCGACAGCGTGCTCATCGTCCTGTCCGGGCTGGTGCTCTGGAAGTCGGTGCAGTTTCCCCTGCTGCGCGAACTGATGGGCGGCTATGAAGGCGCGCGCCTGGTTCACTTCCTCGCCATGGCGGCACTGGCCGGTTTTGTCGTGGTGCACCTGGTGATGGTGGCGCTGGTGCCCAAAACGCTGGTGTACATGCTGCGCGGCCGCTGAGCGGTGCCTCACAAGCCTCAAGCCTCAAGGAGCCTCAATGAAAATCCAACGCCCCCGGCGCCTGAATATCGACGGCGACGCCGTCCTCCGGGAAGCCGCCGACCGCATCGCCTCGGCCCGCAATCTCTCCCCGGCCCGCCGCAGTTTCCTGCGCGGCTCGCTCACCCTGGGCGGCCTGGCCATGCTGAGCGGCTGCGTGCTGGACGACAGCGAGGCCGTCAACACCGCACTCACCCGCATCTCGCGCCTCAACGACGGCGTGCAGGGCCTGCTGTTTGACCCCAACCGCCTGGCGCCCACCTATCCCGACTCCATGATCACCCGACCCTTCCCGTTCAACGCCTACTACGGCGAGGACGAAGTGCGCGAGGTCGAGGAAGAAAGCTACCGCCTGGAAGTCGCCGGCCTGGTGGCCGACAGGCGCAAATGGTCGCTGCCCGAGTTGCGCGCCATGCCGCAGGTTGACCAGGTGACACGCCACATCTGCGTGGAAGGCTGGAGCGCCATCGGTAAATGGGGTGGCGTGCCCTTCTTCCATTTTTTGCGCAAGGTGGGCGCGGACACCACCGCCAAATACGTGGGCTTCAAGTGCGCGGACGACTACTTCACCAGCATCGACATGGCGACCGCACTGCACCCGCAAACGCTGCTGGCGCTGACCTACGACGGCCAGGTGCTGCCACCCAAATACGGCTTTCCGATGAAGCTGCGCATGCCCACCAAGCTGGGCTACAAAAACCCCAAACACATCCAGGCGATCTTTGTGACCAACACCTACCCTGGCGGCTACTGGGAAGACCAGGGCTACAACTGGTTCGGAGGCAGCTGAGCACGCTCAGGGGCCCCGCAACGCCGGCAAAGGCAGCCACCCTTGCCGTTTTTTCAATGACTTCCAACACTCTTTCAAGGACAACATCATGAACAAGACACTGACCGCCTCCCTCCTCTCGGCTTGCCTGCTTTTCGCCGGCGGCAGCGCCATGGCGCAGGACGCCATGAAAAAAGACGCCATGGGCAAAGACGCGATGAGCAAGGATGCCATGGCCAAAGACGGCATGAAGAAGGATGCGATGGGTAAGGACGCCATGGGCAAGGACGCCATGGCCAAGAAGGACAAGATGAAGAAAGATCACATGGCCAAGGACGCCATGGGCAAAGATGCGATGAGCAAAGATGCGATGGCAAAAGACGCCATGGGCAAGGATGGCATGAAGAAGTAAGGCCTGCGCCCGGTGACCGGGCTGCATGCCCGGCGCCCTGGCGCATTGCCCCGGTTCTGCGCGCCTGCCGGCTAGCGTTCGCCCGCAGCTTCCTGAAAATAACGGATCCGCTCGGCATCCGCAGGATGGGACGCAAAGGCGATTCCCAAACCCGACTCCTGCTCCGGGCCCCGGTCGCCGGGAGGGCTTGCGTCAACCGGCTCGCCAGGCTTTGCGCCCTTGCCTGAGCCGGCGGCTTCATTTCTCTGTGCGGCGATCTTCTCAAACAGGGTCACCATCACCGCAGGTGAAATGCCGGCGGCTTTCAGGATGCGCACCGCTTCGTGGTCGGCTTCGCGCTCGGCATCGCGCGAATAGCTGGCCTGCCCCAGCAACACCGGCACACCCGCCAGCACGGTGCTGAAGTCGCCCACCACCATGGCGGCCAGCCCGCTCAGCGCGGTGGCCTGTATCAGCATGCGCAGGCCGTGGCGGTGCCGCACATGGCCCAGTTCGTGCGCGAGCACGGCGGTAATCACCTTGTCGTCACGCCCCACCAGCTCGACCAGCTCGTCGGTCATCACCATGGTGCCGCCCGGCAAGGCAAAGGCATTGGGGCCGATACGGCTGCGGCGGAACACCAGTTGCCACGCCGGCACACTGCCCGGCGGCATGGCGCTCACGGCTTTGGCAAACGCATCGCGCAGCCGTGCCTGCTCGGCCAGCGGCAGCTTGCTGGGGCGCATCAGGTGCTCGTCGATCACGGTCAGCGAGGTCTCGCCCAGGGAGCTGTCGACGCTCAGCGGGGTGACGGCCACTACGGCGCGCGCGGCCACCGGCAATCCCCATTGCTGGATCACCACCAGCAGCAGGACCAGCGCGGCTGCGCTGGCGATCACCCAGCGCCAGCTTTGCTGCATCGTCACCACGAGCGAATCGCGGCGGCCGCTGGCGCGGCTCCAATCGTCCCAGGCCCCAGCATCGGCGCACTGCACCGAGCCGCCTTCCGTGAAGTGGGCCACCCGTGTGCCGTGGCGGGTGCGCTCCGGCCACTGCACCTTGCGCAGCGCGACGCGGCGATGGAGGCCCTCGCCGGTGATCAGCAACTCATCGCCCTCGATCTGCAGCGTGACGGGCCGCGCGCGGGCGCTGGCGCCGTCAAAGTAGCTGGCCGCGAGCGTGGGCGCCTGGCTGGCCGGCGGGTGTGTCGCAGCTGTCAAGGTCAGAACCCGATGTCCAGGCCGAACAGGTCGCCGCCGGCCTCACCGGCCGCATCGCCCTCAACGGCGCCGGCCATGGCGATCAGGGTGTCCGGGCTCACCCGCGTCTTCACCGTCACGGCCTCCAGCCGGATGCGGGCCAGCGCCACCGCCGCGAAGGGCCAGTAAAGCCCGAGCGTGATCACGATCAGGAACCAGTTTTTC harbors:
- a CDS encoding M48 family metallopeptidase; amino-acid sequence: MTAATHPPASQAPTLAASYFDGASARARPVTLQIEGDELLITGEGLHRRVALRKVQWPERTRHGTRVAHFTEGGSVQCADAGAWDDWSRASGRRDSLVVTMQQSWRWVIASAAALVLLLVVIQQWGLPVAARAVVAVTPLSVDSSLGETSLTVIDEHLMRPSKLPLAEQARLRDAFAKAVSAMPPGSVPAWQLVFRRSRIGPNAFALPGGTMVMTDELVELVGRDDKVITAVLAHELGHVRHRHGLRMLIQATALSGLAAMVVGDFSTVLAGVPVLLGQASYSRDAEREADHEAVRILKAAGISPAVMVTLFEKIAAQRNEAAGSGKGAKPGEPVDASPPGDRGPEQESGLGIAFASHPADAERIRYFQEAAGER
- a CDS encoding pentapeptide MXKDX repeat protein, yielding MNKTLTASLLSACLLFAGGSAMAQDAMKKDAMGKDAMSKDAMAKDGMKKDAMGKDAMGKDAMAKKDKMKKDHMAKDAMGKDAMSKDAMAKDAMGKDGMKK